A genomic stretch from Engraulis encrasicolus isolate BLACKSEA-1 chromosome 12, IST_EnEncr_1.0, whole genome shotgun sequence includes:
- the LOC134459559 gene encoding uncharacterized protein LOC134459559 → MVPEGQQTKTEGSVWYLPHHGVYHPRKGNLRVVFDCGASFCGKALNAELLKGPDLTNSLVSVLNRFRQEPVGLMADITAMFHQVKVAESDVDFLRFLWWPEGDVTQQPVEFRMTVHLFGATSSPSCASYALRKTATDNQEHFSPEELCKMNLGWDEEVPPHIREQWSKWSAGFPLMSNFKVQRCFKTAGFGSVTQAQLHHFADASDQGYGTATYLRLQNDQNNIHVALVMGKGRVAPLKRMTIPRMELAAAVLATKSRSN, encoded by the exons ATGGTGCCAGAAGGAcagcaaacaaaaacagaagGATCAGTGTGGTACTTGCCCCACCATGGGGTGTATCACCCAAGAAAAGGAAACTTAAGAGTTGTTTTTGATTGTGGTGCGTCTTTCTGTGGCAAAGCATTGAATGCAGAATTGCTTAAAGGGCCTGACCTAACTAACAGTCTTGTGAGTGTGCTCAACAGATTCCGACAGGAGCCAGTAGGCCTAATGGCTGACATCACCGCCATGTTCCACCAGGTGAAAGTTGCAGAAAGTGATGTTGACTTCCTCAGGTTCCTGTGGTGGCCAGAGGGGGACGTGACCCAACAACCTGTGGAATTCAGAATGACAGTCCATCTCTTTGGGGCTACGTCATCCCCCAGCTGTGCAAGTTACGCACTTAGAAAAACAGCCACAGACAACCAAGAGCACTTCAGTCCCGAG GAGCTGTGTAAGATGAACCTGGGCTGGGACGAAGAGGTACCGCCACACATCCGTGAGCAGTGGTCGAAGTGGTCAGCTGGCTTCCCCCTGATGTCCAACTTCAAAGTGCAGCGGTGCTTTAAGACAGCTGGATTCGGGTCAGTGACGCAAGCACAGCTACACCATTTCGCGGATGCAAGCGACCAAGGCTACGGAACAGCAACTTACCTGAGGCTTCAGAATGACCAGAACAACATCCACGTCGCTCTGGTGATGGGAAAAGGACGCGTGGCACCATTGAAGAGGATGACGATACCAAGGATGGAACTTGCTGCAGCAGTGTTGGCTACAAAG AGTCGCAGCAATTAG